A genomic stretch from Petrimonas mucosa includes:
- the tnpB gene encoding IS66 family insertion sequence element accessory protein TnpB (TnpB, as the term is used for proteins encoded by IS66 family insertion elements, is considered an accessory protein, since TnpC, encoded by a neighboring gene, is a DDE family transposase.) yields MFNLNASMRYWLYPFPTDMRKGFYTLSGLVTERMGQDVRSGDVFIFLNRHCTSMKALHMEHGGLVIYYMKLEKGNFALPPLDEKGKTHPFSWQKLMLMVQGIDAEKCHYKKRWKSA; encoded by the coding sequence ATGTTCAATCTGAACGCCTCGATGCGTTACTGGCTTTACCCGTTTCCAACGGACATGCGAAAAGGGTTCTATACTTTAAGTGGGTTGGTCACTGAGAGGATGGGACAGGATGTACGCAGCGGTGACGTGTTCATTTTTCTGAACCGTCATTGCACGAGTATGAAAGCATTACATATGGAGCACGGCGGACTGGTGATCTACTATATGAAACTTGAGAAAGGCAATTTTGCACTGCCCCCGCTTGATGAAAAAGGCAAAACTCACCCCTTTTCCTGGCAAAAACTAATGTTGATGGTACAGGGTATTGACGCTGAAAAATGTCACTATAAAAAACGTTGGAAAAGCGCATAA
- a CDS encoding Y-family DNA polymerase yields the protein MYALIDCNNFYASCERVFNPTLIGIPVVVLSNNDGCVIARSNEAKAIGIPMGAPAFEYEHLFRRYKVKVFSANFPLYGDMSRRVMSLLSNYSPHQEIYSIDECFLNLEGINVDLQKYGLEMKARIEKGTGIPISIGTAPTKALAKLANRIAKKFPNETGGSYVIDTEEKRIKALKWLKVEDIWGVGRRNAKKLYAIGAYKAIDFVNLSEAWVRKNMTITGLNLQKDLKGIPTIEMVEPEKKKSIGTSRTFETDLRSFDEVRERITTFTSMGAEKLREQNSFCKRLIVFIGTNPFKEHETQYYPSIQIKLPFPTNSTLELVKFAHEGLKQIFKKNLYYKRGGVLLTDFVDASVYQPSLFFNSDPKHKKLMEVIDKLNDKYHRDVVRLASQDERKHKMKQAHLSPHYTTDINEILTVEV from the coding sequence ATGTACGCACTTATAGACTGTAATAACTTTTACGCTTCCTGTGAAAGAGTATTCAATCCTACTCTAATCGGAATACCAGTTGTTGTTTTAAGTAACAACGACGGTTGTGTTATTGCACGGTCAAATGAGGCTAAAGCAATTGGCATACCTATGGGAGCACCTGCGTTCGAGTATGAGCATCTATTCCGAAGATACAAGGTTAAAGTGTTCTCGGCCAACTTCCCTCTCTATGGTGATATGAGCAGACGTGTTATGAGTCTGTTATCAAATTACAGTCCTCATCAGGAGATCTATTCTATTGATGAATGTTTCCTGAATCTGGAGGGAATTAATGTGGACCTGCAGAAGTACGGACTTGAAATGAAAGCAAGAATTGAAAAGGGTACCGGTATACCAATAAGTATTGGAACTGCTCCAACTAAAGCCCTGGCTAAACTGGCCAACAGGATTGCAAAGAAGTTTCCAAATGAGACTGGTGGTAGTTATGTCATTGATACGGAAGAGAAGCGCATTAAAGCTCTGAAATGGCTTAAGGTTGAGGATATATGGGGTGTAGGCAGAAGAAATGCTAAGAAGCTTTATGCTATTGGTGCTTATAAAGCTATTGACTTTGTGAATCTCTCTGAAGCCTGGGTAAGAAAGAATATGACCATTACCGGGTTGAACTTGCAAAAGGATCTGAAAGGTATTCCAACTATCGAAATGGTTGAGCCTGAAAAGAAGAAGTCTATTGGTACTTCTAGAACATTCGAAACTGATCTTCGTTCTTTTGACGAAGTACGTGAACGTATAACCACTTTTACTTCTATGGGTGCCGAGAAATTACGAGAACAGAATTCTTTCTGTAAACGATTGATTGTTTTCATTGGTACCAATCCTTTTAAGGAGCATGAAACGCAGTATTACCCGTCTATACAGATTAAATTGCCTTTCCCGACTAACTCTACCCTTGAACTGGTGAAGTTTGCTCATGAAGGCTTAAAACAGATATTCAAGAAGAACCTTTATTATAAACGAGGTGGGGTATTGCTGACTGATTTTGTTGATGCAAGTGTTTACCAGCCCTCACTTTTCTTTAATTCTGATCCAAAACACAAAAAACTGATGGAGGTAATCGATAAACTTAACGATAAGTATCATCGTGATGTTGTTCGATTAGCTTCACAGGACGAGAGGAAGCATAAGATGAAACAGGCTCATCTCTCTCCTCACTATACTACTGATATCAATGAAATACTTACAGTTGAGGTGTAG
- a CDS encoding PDDEXK-like family protein, which translates to MRIKSIEKLLAVVLSIKKKNDAVLDATGGRFNIFQTLGVNHYENKHSLILAALLNPGGTHGLKDEFLNLFVKMIAQKNSSLDFDCSNVTVITEHVITDGRLDIIIKNPEQAIIIENKIYARDQSEQLIRYNNYAEQKYDIGKYIILYLTLWGNEASKQSSGATEYICLSYENDIIEWLEECLKISLRHPTVRETLVQYINHLKQLTNQDMESKNSEEIVKALADNVESSIIVYQNFNNMKSMLIEEMVKRVSEKFDLNYSLKNENSFHFYKNDWPTGAGIYFAENNKQLYFAFKNQAASVGKAEPQYLIKELFDIDPIPFDQYGYKLIAPHWNFDNEILIDISNGKFEKEIVIKYLDLALRYLEKNVNVENNIKEPFNG; encoded by the coding sequence ATGAGAATAAAAAGTATTGAAAAACTTTTAGCAGTAGTGTTAAGTATAAAGAAAAAAAATGATGCAGTTCTTGATGCAACAGGAGGTCGTTTTAATATATTCCAGACACTAGGCGTAAATCATTATGAAAACAAACATTCATTGATATTAGCAGCCTTATTAAACCCAGGTGGGACCCATGGACTAAAAGATGAATTTTTAAATTTATTTGTAAAAATGATAGCTCAGAAAAACAGTAGTTTAGATTTTGACTGCAGTAATGTGACTGTTATAACTGAGCATGTAATTACTGATGGAAGATTAGATATTATAATCAAAAATCCAGAACAAGCAATTATTATAGAAAATAAAATATATGCTCGTGATCAATCAGAACAATTAATAAGGTATAATAACTATGCTGAACAAAAATATGACATCGGAAAATATATAATACTTTATCTCACTTTATGGGGCAACGAAGCTAGCAAACAAAGTAGTGGAGCTACTGAATATATTTGCCTTTCTTATGAAAACGATATAATAGAATGGCTTGAAGAATGCTTAAAAATATCATTACGTCATCCTACTGTAAGAGAGACATTAGTCCAATATATCAATCATTTAAAACAACTGACAAATCAAGATATGGAATCAAAAAATTCAGAAGAAATAGTGAAAGCTTTAGCAGATAATGTTGAATCATCAATAATCGTTTATCAAAACTTCAATAACATGAAATCAATGTTAATTGAAGAAATGGTTAAAAGGGTGTCTGAAAAATTTGACTTAAATTATTCTTTGAAAAATGAAAATAGTTTCCATTTTTATAAAAATGATTGGCCAACAGGTGCAGGTATTTATTTCGCGGAAAATAACAAACAATTATATTTTGCTTTTAAAAACCAAGCAGCCAGCGTAGGAAAAGCTGAACCACAGTATTTAATTAAAGAATTATTTGATATAGACCCCATACCATTTGATCAATATGGTTACAAACTTATTGCACCACATTGGAATTTTGATAATGAAATACTTATTGACATAAGTAATGGTAAATTTGAAAAAGAAATAGTTATTAAATATTTAGATTTAGCCTTAAGATATTTGGAAAAAAATGTCAATGTGGAAAATAATATCAAGGAACCATTTAACGGTTAA
- the tnpA gene encoding IS66 family insertion sequence element accessory protein TnpA, giving the protein MWTLNQFEEIFDRYQASGLRIKEFCRNESIVESKFYYWQKRLREHNYRTGRESGFVPIVFTGSNPSPATKEVVHHQPIPVHVDPTPGNVLEIVYPNGVKVRVPKGTDPTQLRSLILLTQ; this is encoded by the coding sequence ATGTGGACATTAAATCAGTTTGAGGAGATTTTTGATCGTTACCAGGCCAGCGGGCTTCGGATAAAAGAGTTCTGCCGGAACGAGTCGATAGTGGAATCCAAGTTTTATTACTGGCAAAAGAGATTGCGAGAGCATAACTACAGGACTGGGCGAGAGTCCGGTTTCGTTCCGATCGTCTTTACCGGCTCCAATCCATCACCGGCAACCAAAGAAGTTGTCCATCATCAACCGATTCCGGTGCATGTTGACCCCACCCCGGGAAATGTTCTCGAAATAGTCTATCCCAATGGAGTAAAAGTGCGTGTTCCAAAGGGGACTGATCCAACACAGCTGCGTTCATTAATCCTCCTGACCCAATAA
- a CDS encoding LexA family protein, translating to MKKQLNTQKIELIQHESSEQRYPYIGNVQAGFPSPAEDFFHDYISLDELLVDHKETTFFARVSGSSMGNDFSDGDLLIIDKSLEWEENKIALCFIDGEFTLKRIKLKDGKCYLVPSNKDFPLIEVNYEQGVTIWGVVKYSIRKH from the coding sequence ATGAAAAAGCAACTAAACACCCAGAAAATAGAACTTATTCAACATGAGAGTTCTGAGCAGAGGTACCCGTACATAGGTAATGTACAGGCTGGTTTCCCATCTCCTGCAGAGGACTTCTTCCACGACTATATAAGTCTGGATGAACTCCTGGTAGATCATAAGGAAACAACATTCTTTGCAAGGGTCTCCGGAAGTTCTATGGGTAATGATTTCAGTGATGGGGATCTTCTGATTATTGATAAAAGCTTAGAGTGGGAAGAAAATAAAATCGCTCTTTGTTTTATCGACGGTGAGTTTACTTTGAAAAGAATTAAGTTGAAGGATGGTAAATGTTACCTGGTACCTTCTAATAAGGACTTCCCATTAATAGAAGTGAACTACGAACAGGGTGTAACTATATGGGGAGTAGTGAAGTATTCCATACGAAAGCACTGA
- a CDS encoding metallophosphatase domain-containing protein, translating to MKILHLSDTHNCHKQLKDLPEADIIIHAGDFSFTGTEKETLNFIEWFYALPYKYKIFIAGNHDDYLFGANIEGLPDNCYYLCNSGVTIGNMHFYGVPLFIDDVISGEYDRQLNNIPNDTDVLITHQPPFGILDFSENINYGDFILLQNVLRIKPKYHLFGHIHNAYGMEKNDETLFVNSSILDNNYEIKNNPVILNL from the coding sequence ATGAAAATACTACATTTATCAGACACCCACAATTGTCACAAGCAATTGAAAGATCTGCCTGAAGCTGATATTATCATTCATGCGGGCGATTTTTCTTTTACCGGAACGGAGAAGGAAACCCTAAATTTTATTGAATGGTTTTATGCACTTCCTTACAAGTATAAAATCTTCATTGCTGGTAATCACGACGATTATTTGTTTGGTGCAAATATTGAGGGTTTACCGGATAACTGTTATTATCTATGCAATTCCGGAGTAACAATCGGGAATATGCATTTTTATGGTGTCCCATTGTTTATAGACGATGTAATATCCGGAGAATACGATAGACAACTTAACAATATACCAAACGACACAGATGTGTTAATAACACATCAGCCACCCTTTGGAATATTGGATTTCTCAGAAAATATAAATTATGGGGACTTTATATTGCTGCAAAATGTGTTGAGAATTAAGCCAAAATATCATTTATTCGGTCATATACATAATGCTTATGGTATGGAGAAAAATGATGAGACTCTGTTTGTTAATTCATCAATACTTGACAATAATTATGAAATCAAGAATAATCCTGTAATACTTAATTTGTAA
- the tnpC gene encoding IS66 family transposase, with the protein MQENKENPNELLELLLEKCDHLYQENMLLRGKLEDRTDVDALKSSYEKTISEKDTKIVDLEKQVAYLRRRIWGKSSERYIQEDPQQRRIDFDGFDLLPGEIELVEAARAEIETFRERRVKERVKRKPVRKPLSEDFPRIEEHLYPDEINDNMDAWTELEPEVTEVLEYEPGKCYVRKIVRHKYVLKSKPSRESEEKSSLIVTASLPTRYQPIARSYAGASLLAELMINKYVNHLPFYRQIQMMKQLGANLPPPTVNDWFKDTADLLRPLYYRLKELVLATDYIQVDETTVPVINNEKHKTVNGYMWMVRSVMDSQLFFHYDHGSRAQNVALSLLNDFRGAMQTDGYAVYKMYEQKKGVLPLGCWAHARRKFTESLKNDKSRAEYALEQIGLLYEVEREADDKNLSYEDRAKLRESLAYPIMVAFEKWLVREYEKVLPKSPIGKAIKYTYDIYHRLTRYHLDGRYRIDNNLAENSLRGLALGRKNYLFCGNHDAAEDAAVMYSLLGCCKAADVNFRDWMVYVLSRIHDYDEDYTRDLAELLPGNYSRRNP; encoded by the coding sequence ATGCAAGAAAACAAGGAAAATCCGAACGAACTTCTCGAACTCCTTTTGGAGAAATGCGACCATTTATATCAGGAGAACATGCTCCTGAGGGGTAAACTGGAAGATCGCACGGATGTTGATGCATTAAAATCCTCTTACGAGAAAACCATATCCGAGAAAGATACTAAGATCGTCGACCTGGAAAAGCAGGTAGCTTATCTCAGGCGCCGCATATGGGGTAAATCCAGCGAGCGCTACATCCAGGAAGATCCGCAGCAGCGACGTATCGACTTTGACGGCTTTGACCTGTTGCCCGGGGAAATAGAGCTTGTAGAGGCAGCCAGGGCAGAGATAGAGACCTTCAGGGAAAGACGCGTGAAGGAGCGGGTGAAACGAAAACCGGTTCGCAAGCCTTTATCTGAAGACTTCCCCCGCATTGAGGAGCACCTTTATCCCGATGAAATAAACGACAACATGGATGCCTGGACCGAGTTAGAACCGGAGGTCACCGAGGTGCTGGAGTATGAACCCGGGAAATGCTATGTCAGGAAGATTGTCCGTCATAAATATGTTTTAAAAAGCAAGCCATCACGGGAGTCTGAAGAGAAGTCTTCTCTCATTGTAACGGCATCACTTCCGACAAGATACCAGCCTATCGCACGCAGCTATGCCGGAGCATCCCTTTTGGCGGAGCTGATGATAAACAAGTACGTGAATCACCTGCCTTTTTACCGCCAGATACAGATGATGAAACAGCTGGGCGCCAATCTGCCACCACCCACGGTCAATGATTGGTTCAAAGATACGGCCGATTTACTAAGACCGCTTTACTATCGACTCAAGGAACTGGTTCTTGCCACCGATTACATCCAGGTGGATGAGACAACCGTGCCCGTGATCAATAACGAGAAGCATAAAACCGTCAATGGATACATGTGGATGGTGCGTTCTGTCATGGACTCACAGCTCTTCTTCCATTATGACCATGGCTCAAGGGCTCAGAATGTTGCCTTGTCCTTGTTGAATGACTTCCGTGGTGCCATGCAGACAGACGGGTATGCCGTGTACAAAATGTACGAGCAGAAAAAAGGTGTACTTCCCCTGGGATGTTGGGCCCACGCCAGAAGGAAGTTTACAGAGTCGTTGAAAAATGACAAATCCCGTGCTGAGTATGCGCTTGAACAGATCGGCCTTCTCTACGAGGTGGAAAGGGAGGCTGATGACAAAAACCTCTCCTATGAGGATAGGGCCAAGCTCAGGGAAAGCCTCGCTTACCCGATCATGGTTGCCTTTGAAAAGTGGTTGGTTCGTGAATATGAAAAGGTTCTGCCCAAGAGCCCGATAGGAAAGGCGATAAAGTACACTTATGACATCTACCACCGTTTGACACGTTACCACCTGGATGGCAGATACCGCATTGACAATAATCTCGCCGAAAACAGCCTGAGAGGCCTGGCCCTGGGAAGAAAGAATTACCTTTTTTGCGGTAACCATGATGCTGCCGAGGATGCTGCAGTCATGTATTCATTGCTGGGGTGCTGCAAGGCTGCCGATGTGAACTTCCGTGACTGGATGGTTTATGTGCTGAGTCGTATCCACGACTATGACGAAGACTACACCAGAGATCTTGCAGAACTGCTCCCGGGCAACTACTCCAGGAGAAACCCCTAA
- a CDS encoding DUF6140 family protein, with protein sequence MAKVFRITPKRIKRNNGTVQTPNMVITVTTLHHTSDPFYNGAKEIREAYMRLYRFDYTKANCYKSDFKVERLD encoded by the coding sequence ATGGCAAAAGTATTTAGAATTACACCCAAACGAATAAAGAGGAATAATGGAACAGTTCAGACACCGAATATGGTGATTACAGTAACAACTCTTCATCATACTTCAGATCCATTTTATAATGGTGCAAAAGAGATAAGAGAAGCATACATGAGACTCTACAGATTTGATTATACAAAGGCGAATTGTTATAAAAGTGATTTTAAGGTAGAGAGGTTGGATTAA
- a CDS encoding helix-turn-helix transcriptional regulator, with protein MINKRKSSKDSTSSLFNRYVWLVDLIYRKSDITFEEINEHWQRSSLNCEQEDYPLRTFHNHRKAIEQMFDINIECNKRNGYKYYIENSEDIEKGGVRTWLLNTFAVNNLINESHKIKHRILFEKIPLGQEYLTTIIEAMRDNFSLTITYQAFWQENPATFDVNPYFIKVFKQRWYLLAYNPYSAKLQTYSLDRVKRVEITESTFNLPKDVDFESYFGDSFGIISGEDIPTEIVRIKVLKRQDDYIKALPLHSSQKVITSNDYYTIFEYYIKPTYDFRQELLSHGAQVEVLKPEWFREEVKEIVKEMRNAYLTSKINR; from the coding sequence ATGATAAACAAAAGAAAAAGCAGTAAAGACAGCACCTCCAGCCTCTTTAATCGATATGTATGGCTGGTAGATCTCATATATCGGAAAAGTGATATAACCTTTGAAGAGATCAATGAGCACTGGCAACGGTCGTCTCTAAACTGCGAACAGGAAGATTATCCACTGCGCACATTTCACAACCATCGAAAAGCAATCGAACAGATGTTTGATATCAACATTGAGTGTAACAAGCGCAACGGTTATAAGTACTACATTGAAAACTCAGAAGATATAGAAAAAGGTGGTGTGAGAACCTGGCTGTTGAACACATTTGCAGTAAACAACCTTATCAATGAGAGTCACAAGATCAAACATCGCATCCTGTTTGAGAAAATACCACTCGGACAGGAATACCTGACCACCATAATTGAAGCCATGCGCGATAATTTCTCTCTTACAATTACCTACCAAGCATTCTGGCAAGAAAATCCGGCAACATTCGATGTAAACCCATACTTTATAAAAGTATTTAAACAACGCTGGTATCTTCTTGCATATAATCCTTACAGCGCTAAATTGCAAACCTACTCACTTGATCGTGTAAAACGTGTTGAGATAACTGAAAGCACATTTAATTTACCTAAAGATGTAGATTTTGAATCCTATTTCGGTGACAGTTTTGGTATCATCTCAGGAGAAGACATCCCAACTGAAATTGTCCGGATAAAGGTACTCAAAAGACAAGATGACTATATAAAAGCACTTCCGTTGCACAGCTCACAAAAGGTTATTACCTCCAATGACTACTACACCATTTTTGAATACTACATTAAACCTACCTACGACTTTCGGCAAGAACTTTTATCGCACGGAGCCCAAGTTGAAGTCCTAAAACCTGAGTGGTTTAGGGAGGAGGTTAAGGAGATTGTGAAGGAGATGCGCAATGCTTATTTAACATCGAAAATTAACCGTTAA
- a CDS encoding nucleotidyl transferase AbiEii/AbiGii toxin family protein — protein MSFLGVPTVKQKRNNNTLVFKIDSTDIPVTTLRLKVEINCREHFSILGFEKVDFSVTNLWFTGKCQIITYKLDELIGTKVRALYERRKGRDLFDLYKALQNKNFVSANDVLLQIKYYRIILDFIIIVKY, from the coding sequence CTGTCATTTTTAGGCGTTCCGACAGTAAAACAGAAAAGAAACAACAATACATTGGTTTTCAAGATAGACTCTACGGATATTCCCGTAACCACTTTACGCTTAAAAGTTGAAATTAATTGCAGAGAACATTTCAGCATATTAGGCTTTGAAAAAGTTGATTTCAGTGTAACTAATCTATGGTTTACGGGAAAGTGCCAGATAATAACGTATAAGTTAGACGAATTAATCGGGACAAAAGTTCGGGCGTTGTATGAAAGGCGGAAAGGACGTGATCTATTTGATTTATATAAAGCACTTCAAAATAAGAATTTTGTATCGGCAAATGATGTCTTATTACAAATTAAGTATTACAGGATTATTCTTGATTTCATAATTATTGTCAAGTATTGA